Sequence from the Catenuloplanes indicus genome:
GATCGACGGCCGGGTGAACGAGACCAGCCGCTCGGTGCGCAGGCTCAGCCGCACGCCCCGCGGCGAGGTCCACTCGACCTCCCGGACCAGCGTGCCGCGCCGCAGGTCGAGCACCCGCTCGTGCCGGGTCACGGTGCCGGTGCGCACGTCGAAGCGCTCACCGCCGACGGTCAGCGTGATCGGCTTGGCGTTCGGCGCGTCCACGATCGTCTCGGTGCGCTTCGGGAACGCGTATCCCTCCTCCGGGTAGCTCAGGTCCCGCTCCTCGAACAGCGAGTTCAGGTAGGTGCCCGGCATGCCGCAGATCTCCGGCTCGTCCAGGTTGCCGCGCAGGCCGATGTGGCCGTTGGCCAGCGCGAACACGGACTCCCGCTGGCGCAGCTCGCCGTCGTCCGGCACGCCCGTCTCCCGTACCGCCCACGGCTCCGCCGCCCCGATCTCAGACATCCGCACCCTCTCGCCGCTCCGGTATCCAAGTCCCTTACCCAGCTCACCACGGATTGGCACGAGTGATCTCGGTGGCCGGTCGCTACCCTTGATCACCCCGAGCCGACCCGATGATCATCGAGCCCCGCGCATCCGGCGGCCCCGCCGCCGGCGACACGAGGGACATCAGGAGCGACCGCCGATCGGCGCGGTCGGCCCGGCGGCGTACTCACCCTGCCGCATGCCGCGTTCTCCCGGCCCGGCGTCAAGATCCTTTCATGCGTCACGGCCCTTTCGCGGGGGCTGGAAGGGCCGTGACGCATGAAAGGATCTTGAGTCCTGATGCGTGGGTGACGACATGCCGGGCGCGCGGCGCGCGACGACGTCGTCAGGACGACACGTTGGACTCGTCGCCGTGCCAGGAGTGCCAGAGGTCCGCGTACGGGCCGCCGGCGGCCAGCAGGTCGTCGTGCGCGCCGATCTCGATGATCCGGCCGGCGTGCATGACCGCGACCCGGTCCGCGTCGTGCGCGGTCTGCAGGCGGTGCGCGATCGCGATGACCGTGCGTTCGTGCAGAACCGCGGCGAGCGCGCGCTCGGCGGTGCGGGCCGCGGTCGGGTCGAGCAGCGCGGTGGCCTCGTCCAGGATGACGGTGTGCGGGTCGGCCAGCAGCACCCGGGCGAGCGCGAGCTGCTGGGCCTGCGCGCCGTCGAGCGGGGTCGCGCCGAGGTCACGGTCGAGGTCGTCGGCCCAGTCCGCGCCGACCGTGCGCAGCGCACGGTGCAGCTCCTCGTCCGGCGCCGCGGTCATCAGGTTGGCGCGCAACGTGTCCCGGAAGACGTGATGCTCCTGGGTGCAGAGTACGACCTGGCGGCGCAGCAGGTCCGGCGGCAGGTCGGCGATCGGCACGCCGCCGGCCAGCACGGACCCGGCGGTGGGCCGGTCGACGCCGGCGAGCAGACGGCCGAGCGTGGACTTGCCGGCGCCGGAGAGGCCGACCACGGCGAGCCGCTCCCCCGGCCGTACCGTCAGATCGACGTCGTGCAGCACGTCCGGGCCGGTGCCGTAGGCGTAACGGACGCCGATCACCTCGATCCGGTCGCCGTCCGGCACGCCGGCGGTCACCGCGGGCGGCGCCGGGATGGTGGCCACGCCTTCGATCCGGGCGAACGCGGCGCCGCTGCTCTGCACCTGCTCCATGTAGATGAGGATGGTGTCCAGCGGGTTGACCAGCTGCCGCAGGTAGAGCACGGCCGCGGCGACCGTGCCGAGGCTGACCCGGCCGTCCGCGTAGAGCACGCCGCCGAGCAGCAGGACCAGCACCGCGGGTACGGCGTAGACGGTCTCCGCGACCGGGAAGAACACGCTGCGCAGCGCCAGCGACCGCAGCCGGGTGCGGCGGGTCTCCGCGATCGCGGCCCGTCCGGCGTCGAGCCGGCGCCGGTGCAGGCCGAGCGCCTCGACGGTGCGCGCACCGGTCGTGGTCGCGGACAGCTCCTCGGCCAGCCGCGAGTTGGCCTGCCCCTCGGCGAGGTAGACCGCGCGGGCCCGGCGCAGGTAGTAGCGGGCGGTGAACCAGATGCCGGACAGGCCGAGGACGCCGCTGACACCGAGCAGCGGGTCGAGAACGATCACGGCGGCGACCAGGAAGATCATCTGCACGACGCTCAGGAACATGCCGGGCAGCACGTCGCGCAGCGTGGTGGCGACCGTGTCGACGTCCGTGGTACCGCGTGCGACCAGGTCGCCGGTGGGCACGCGTTCGGCGACCGAGGCGGGCAGCGCGAGCACCCGGCGCAGGAACGTCTCCCGGATCCGGGCCGCCGTACGCTCGCCGAAGCGGTAGGCGGCGCCCAGCGCGTACCGGTTGAGCAGGGTCTCTGCGACGGCGCAGCCGACCACCGCGAGCGCGAGCCGGTCGACGTCGGTGACGCCGCCACCGGCCCCGACCGTGTCGATCACCCGGCCGAGCAGGTAGGGCGCCCCCAGCCCGGCCAGCGCGGCCAGCGCGCTGAGCAGCATCATCATCGCGACGGTACGGCGTTCCGCGCCGATCAGCCGGGCGGCGGCCCGGGCCACGTGCCGCTGGTCCGCGATCATGAGTCCTCCCCGAACGCCCGGGTGACGAGCGCGCGGTAGCCGGCCGACCCGGCCAGCAGCGCGCGGTGCGTGCCGCTCGCCGCCACCCGGCCGTCAACCAGGTAGTACACGATGTCGGCGCGGTCCAGCAGCACCGGCGAGGTGGTCGCGACGACCGTGCCGCGGCCGGCCCGGGCCGCGCTGAGCCGTTCCGCGATCGCCGCTTCGGTGTGCGCGTCCACCGCGGAGGTCGGCTCGACGGCCAGCAGCATCTCCGGGTCGGCGTGCACCGCACGGGCCAGCCGGACCCGTTGCCGCTGACCGCCGGAGAGGTTCCGCCCGCCCCAGTCGACCGGCCGGTCCAGGTCGTCGCCGACGTCGTGCGCGACCGCGGTGTCCAGCGCCGGCCGCACGTCGCCGTCGTGCCGGCCGGCGACCACGTCGCGCAGCGGAGCGGCGAACAGCGCGGCGTCGTTGTCCGCGACCAGGATTCGCCGCCGGATCTCGTCCCGGTCGATCGTGGACAGTGGCGTGCCGTCCCAGGTGGCCTCGGACGGCGTGTACCGCCCGAGCCGGTCGATGATCTCGCGCGCGTCCGCGGGCCGGGAGCCGGCCAGCGCGGTCAGCCGGCCGGGTGCCGCGGTCACGCCGGACTCCGGGTCGTGCAGCGCGGCCGGGCGGTCCGGTCCGGGCACCCCGGCCGGTTCGTCCACCGGTACGCCGAGGAACGTGACCACCCGGCGGGCCGCCACCACGCCGTGCGCGAGGTCGCGGCCGCAGAGGATCAGCACGTCGACCGGGATGACCAGCATCGCGGTGTAGCCGTAGACCGCGACCAGCTGGCCCGGCGTCAGGTCACCGGTGACGGCGAGCCGGGCGGCCAGCCAGATGACCACCGCGAGGAAGACGATCGGCAGGCCGCCGCCGAGCGCACCGATCCAGCTGGACGGGCCGCCGACCCGGTAGCCCTGGTCGCGCAGCAGCGCGGACTGGAGTTCGTACCGTCGCTGATGGGTGTCCTTGCCGCCGAGCCCGTTGAGGATCCGCAGGCCGCCGATGATGTCGGTGAGCAGGGTGTTCAGCGCGCCCTGCCGTTCGCGGTAGCGGTCGCCCGCGTCGCGGGTGCGGGCCAGCAGCGGCACGATCAGCAACGCCAGCACCGGCACGCCGACCAGCACCACCGCGGCGAGCAGCGGCGAGATGTCGCGGAGCAGCAGCGCGACCGCGAGGCAGGCCACGACGGAGGCGACGCCGACGCCGGCGACGTTCAGCGCGCGGCCGATCGTCCACACGTCGGAGATGCCGATCGTGACCACCTCGCCCGCGGTGATCCGGCGCGGGAGCGCGGCGCCGAGCCGGGTCGCGTGCCGCAGCACCAGCTCCGCGGTCTCCAGCGCCGCGGCCAGCCGCATCTTCGTCATGCTGCGGTGCCGCATGATGCCGAGCCCGGCGCTGAGCACGCCGACCGCCAGCAGCACCACGGACCAGGTGATCAGCGCGGCCGGCCGGCGCGGTGCGAGGCCGCGGTCGATCGCCTGGGAGATCAGCCACGGCGTGGCGGCCATGCTCAGGAACCACGCCGACCCGAAGAACGCGCCGAGTGCGACGCGCCGTTTCAGCCGCCGGGCCAGCCACCACAAATATCGCCAGGGTCCGCGGGTGTCCACCCACGCATCCTTCCGTACCCGTTCGGCACCGGTCCTCCGATTTATCCGGCCTTCCGCACCCTGACCTGGGTGATCGCCCGGCCTTTGATCTGCGTCACCTCGGCGGTGTGCGCGCCCGGGCCGACCACCCCGCCGGGGGTGGTGGGGATGTGGCCGAGCCGGGACAGCACCAGGCCGGCGAGCACGGTGTCGGCCGCGTCCCGGCGCTGCGCGGCCAGGCCCTCCTCCGCGGTGGACGCGCCGCGGGCGACGTACCCATCGTCGGCCAGCGCCATGGTCAGCGACCGCCGGATCCGGTCGTCGTCCTCGATCGGCGACACGGTGCCCGTACCGGCATGATGCCCGGCCCCGGTTGCACGGCGCGGGTCCGGGTCGCACATGACAGATCGATGACATGCCGCCATCACTTCCGACACATCCGTTTGCCGTGGCCCGGCGGCCGGGAAACCCGGCGGCCATGGAGATCTCCGGCATCCTCACCGCGATAGTCATCGGCCTGGTCATCGGCGCGCTCGGGCGGCTCGTCGTACCGGGTAAGCAGAACATCCCGATCTGGCTCACCATCGTGATCGGCATCGTCGCCGCGATCATCGGCACGTTCATCGCGGCCGCGCTCGGCGTCGCGGAGACCCGCGGCATCGACTGGATCGAGATCGCGATCCAGGTGGCGCTGGCCGCAGCCGGCGTCAGTGTGGTCGCCGGTCTGCGCGGTCGTCGCTGACGGTTCCCGCTCCCCGAGAGCCCGGGCGGTGACCCGTCCGGGCTCTCGATGTGCGCACCTGCCCGAGATCGAACGGCTCCGCGGCGACCTCACGCTGGCGCGCATCCGGCGGAGCTGGACCGGCTGGCGCGGGCGCGTGATCGAGCCGGTGCTGCGCGAGTCCCTGGCCCGGCTGCTGCCCGACGACGTGCTGCCGGCCGCGCCGGTGGTCGGCGCGTACTGGACCCGCAGCAACTCGGTCGAGATCGACGTCGTCGGCGCGGACCGCGGCCCGGTCGCCGAGGAGCTGCTCTTCCTCGGCTCGATCAAGTGGCTGGAGAACTGCCCGTTCGACGCGCACGATCTCGCCGCGCTGCAACGGCACCGCGCCGCGATCACCGGCGACCCGGTGCCGCTGCTCGCGATCAGCCGCAGTGGCATCGACGCCGACGGCCTCCGGGCCGGCTACGCCCCGGCCGAGCTGCTGGACGCCTGGCGGCCGAGGAACCGGTAGCCGTCAGGCCGCCCAGCGCACCGTGCGGTAGTCGTAGGTGCGGGTGAAGCCGAGGCGTTCCAGGTTGCGCAGCGAGGTGTGGTGCTCGCCCGGTTCCGGCGCGCTGGTCTCCGAGACCACCCAGTCGCAGCCGGCGTGCCGGGCCGCGGCGATCCGGGCCGCGATCAGCGCGGACTGTGCGCCACGGCCACGGTGTGAGGCGCGGGTGACGCCGCTCTTCAGGACCCCGGCAGGGCCGTGGGTGAACAGCTGCGCGGCCGCGACCATCTCGCCGCCGTCCCAGGCCGCGAACCGGTGGCCGCGCGGGTCCCGGCCGGGGCCGGGCAGCAGGTCGGCGAGGTGCGGCACCGGGTCCAGCGCGGACATGACCAGGTCGGTCCAGGCCGCTTCCGCGTCCGCCGGCACCGGGCCGACGCGCAGGCCGGTGCGGATCCGCGGCGGTCCGGCGGCCGACCGGGCGACCTTGACCGAGTCCGGCAGCGGTGCCAGGCCGCGTGCGGCGCACAGCTCGGCCCAGTCGTCCGGCAGCAGCGGCGGCGGGAGCTTCAGCACCGCGCTCGGCGCGCCGGCCGCGCGGTAGACGTCCAGGATCCGGTCCAGCAGGCCGGCGGTGACCGGCGCGGTGAACCCGATCGCCCGGTTGAACATCGGGATGCCGGCGCGCACGGTCAGCACGGTGACGCCGTCCACCCGCGTCGCGCGCAGGCCGAGCGTCTCGCGCAGCGCGGCCGGCGCGTGCTCCGCGATCGCGCGGAGGAACGCGCCCTCCACCGCCTCACCGGCCACCGGCAGCTCCATGATCCGAGCGTGGCCGCCGGGACTGTTCACCGTCCAGCCCACTCGATGATCACCGTGCCGGAATGCCGCCGCCGGTGAACCAGCACCATTAGCGGCAATGATAGTCATCTTCTATAGTCGGTTCCTGCTTCGGACCCCGCAGGAGGCACCCGACATGACCAACGGCGACCGGCCGCGCCGGCGCACTCGCCATCGCGCCGCGATAGACGCGCTGCTGCGGGAGTCGACCGAGTTCCTCAGCGCACAGCGGATCCACGCCGGCCTGCGCGGGCGCGGCATCCACATCGGGCTGACCACGGTCTACCGGGCGATGCAGGTGATGGCCGAGGAGGGCACCGTCGACGCGACCCGCACCGCCACGGGCGAGCTGGTCTACCGCCATTGCAGCCCGCGCCACCATCACCACCTGATGTGCCGCTCCTGCGGCCGGGTGATCGAGGTCGAGGGTCCCGCCATCGAACGGTGGACGACCGCCGTCGCCGAACGCCACGGCTTCCGCGACCTCAACCACAACGTCGAGCTCTTCGGCACCTGCCCCTCCTGCGCCGCCTGACCGCCCGGAGCGCGCAGAAGGCCGGTCAGCGGGGGTGGCGGCGCGGGGAACGGCCGAGGATCACGGCGAGGACCAGGGCGGCCGGGATCGCGGGCCACACCGCCCAGATGCCGATGACGGTGGACAGCAGCAACACGAAGACGGCCGCCACGACCGCGACGGCGACGGCGATCACGGCCGAGAGCACCACCACCGGCTCGGCCGGGCGGCGGGTCAGGCCGGCGGCGGCGATCAGCAGGCCGATACCGGCGAAGCAGAGCGCGGGCGTGGCGAGCAGGAAACCCTCGCTGCCGGGCAGGACCCAGCTCCAGAACGGAGTCTCGCCGAGGTCGTATCCCCGCCCCGGCGTACCCGGTGAATCGCACGGTGGTGAGCAGCGCGACCGGCGTGCGGAACAGCGAGGTCACCACCGTGCACAGCGTGAGCAGCGCGCCGGTGAGCGGGCGGGCCTCGGTGCGCCGGCTGATCGCACCGGCGAGGAACCAGCCGAGGATCAGCCCGGCCGGCGCACCGGCGATCGTGCCCGCGGCCACGCCGGGCGGGTCGGTCCCGCGCACCCGGAGGTAGGTGACGCCGCCCTCGGCGGAGCGATGGTCGTCCAGCGTGAGCAGCCGGCCGTCTCGGGTGCCGGCGACCGTCTGCCACGAGTCGCCCAGCTCGACGAGCGGGCTGCCGGGCCGGCCGAGCCGGCCCGGGGCGCGCGGCGCAGCACGTCGAGCGTCTCGCGCGCGGTCGGGTGGCGGCGCCCGCCGGCCGTGGCGGCCATCAGCATGGTGTCCATCAGTTCCGCGCGGCGGTCTCCCGGCGGGTACGCGTGCAGCAGCCGCAGCGTCCAGTGTGGCGTGCCGTTCAAGACATCAGACCCCACGCCCGCAATATACAGATCATCTAACTATGGGCCGAGCGGCCAGCGCGTGTGCGGCGCGCTGTACGGCGACGCCGACGGCGAGCGCGGTGGCGGCGGCTCCGGCGGCGGTGGCGACGACCGGGAACGCGATGACGGCTCCGAGGATGACGAGTTGGCGATGCATGACGTGCCTCCTCTCCTGACCGACGGTAACGAGCGGGACGCTGCACGGGTCAGGGGCGAAGGTCCCGTACGCGTGGGACTACCGTGGCGCCGTGCGAGTCAGATCCTGGTCCGCACCGGCCTCACCACGATCATCGACGCGCAGCCGGACCTGACCGTGGTCGGCGAGTGCGGCGACGGGCAGGCCGCGGTCGAGCTGGCCGCCCGGCTGCGCCCGGACGTGGTGGTGATGGACGTGCGCATGCCGGTGCTGGACGGCATCGAGGCGACCCGGCGGCTGGCCGGCGCCGGCGTACCCGATCCGGTCAAGGTCCTGGTGGTGACCACGTTCAACCTGGACCGGTACGTCTACGACGCGCTCCGCGCCGGTGCGAGCGGCTTCCTGCTCAAGGACGCGCCGTACGCCTACCGCAACGGGCTGGTCACCTGACGTTCTTCCGATACGCCCAGAGCTGAAGTGAGACCCAGATCAACGAATCCGGTGCACCGCGCGCAGTACGGTGGCGGTGTGCCGATGAAAGCTGACTTGACCAGCGACGACCTTCTCCAGATCCGGCAGTCCGCGCTGGGCGCCGCCGACCCGCTCGGCGTGGCCGCCGAGCTGGCCGACGCGGTGGACGCCGGGCGGCTCGCGGACGCGGGTGACGCGGGGCTCGCGCTGACGCTCGCCGCGGAGATCGCCGAGAGCCGGAACAAGATCGATGCCGCGTTGCGGTACGCGGAGCGGGGCCTCGACGCGTACGGGACGCGGGACGACGAGAAGGTCGCCGCCGCCCGCGCGCTGCGGGCGCGGATCCTGTTCCGCGCCGGGCGTGCCGACGAGGCGGAGGCCGCGATCGAGCCGCTGCGCCCGCTGCTGACCCGATACACCGACGCCCCGGCGTACGTGAGCGCCGCGCTGGCCGTGGGCGGCCGTGCCAAGATCGCCGAGCAGTGGCTGACCGAGGCCGTGCAGTCCGCGCTCGCCGAGCGCGGCGGGTCCGCGGACCCGGCCAGCGCGGAGGAGGCGGGCCAGCTGTTCTTCCTGCTGCAGCAGCGGCACCGGCTCCGGCACGCGCTCGGGCTGCCGCACGACGGGCACGACAACCTGGCCGACCGGCTGGAGACCAAGCTGGCCAACGCGGGCGTCGCCGCGACCGCGAACGCGGCCGAGGCAGAGCTGCTGTTCTGGCCGCAGGCGGAGTTCGACCGGCTGGTGTCGCAGTGGCCGGCGCTCGGCGAGGCGTACGGCACCACCTGGGACGAGCACCGCGCCCGCCTGGAGAAGGAGCTGGTCCGGCTGGCCGCGGCCGGCGGCGTCGGCCTGACGCTGGGCGTCGGCTCGGTCGACGCGCTGGTCCGCACGGCCGGTGCGGACGGCGACCCGGCCGACCCGAAGACCCGCGCCGGGTACGCGCGCACGCAGGCCACGCGGTCGACCGCGATCTCCTGGCCGGTGGAGCGCAACGGGCCGTGCTGGTGCGGGTCCGGTCAGAAGTACAAGAAGTGCTGCCTGCCGCGCTCGCGCGGCTGACCGGCCACACGGGGACGGCCGGGCGGATGCCCGGCCGTTTCCCGTGGTGCGATCTCAGTACCAGGCCTGGTTGGCGTTGCCGTGACAGGTCCAGGTGATCAGCCGGGCACCGCGGGCGTAGCTGCCGCCCTCGATGTCCAGGCACAGGTTGTTGAGGCCGCTGCGGATCGTGTCGCCGTACCAGTACCAGCTCTGGTTCGCGTTGCCGTGGCACGGCCACATGATGATCCCGGCGCCGCGGGCGTAGTCGCCGCCCGCGATGTCCAGGCAGAGGTTGTTGAGCCGGCTGCGGATCGAGTCGCCGTCCCAGTACCACCGCTGGTTCGCGTAGCCGTGGCAGTCCCAGGTGATGACCCGGGCACCGGCGGCGTAACTACCGCCCTCGATGTCCACACACAGGTTGTTCAGCTCGCTGCGGATGGTTCCGGGCGGTGCCGCGCTCGCGGCCGCGGGCGCGGCCAGCAGTGCCGCGGCCGTGGCTACCACCAGGAAGAACAGGCGAGCCTTGAGAGAGCCGTTCATGACCAGTCCTTGCGTCGTTCGTGTTGGCGAATATGACGTGCCAGGCCCGGCAGACCCACCATAGGCGACCGCCGGACCGGCCGGAGCCGATCGGCGAAAGGCGAACCGGAAAGCGCTTTGCCCGACATTCGCCCGACTGCGGCGATCACCCGATGCGGCCGGGCGCGGGCCGGCCGCCGGCGGGCGCCACCGTCCACGATCGACGGACGGCCAGGACGACGACGATCAGGGCGATCGACAGCAGCGGCATCGGATGGCCGAGCACGAGGGCGAGGGCGAGGTCGGCCAGCCCGCCCAGCACGGCCGCCACGAACACCCAGGCCGGGCCGGTGTTCCCACCCCGGCGGCGACGCCCGACCGGTCCCCACGGCTTCGCGACGGACAGCCAGGCCTGGAACGCGATCGCCGAGGCCATCAGCGCGGTGGCGACCACCTGCGCCGGCACCGGGCCGGTGACCGCGGACTGCTGCAACTGCGGTGACAGCAGGAAGATGCCGGCGTACAGCTGGACCAGCGTGATCACGAACTTGACCAGGACCCACCGGTGCCGGAAGAAACCCCACGGCGTGGCCGCGGACAGCATGATGCCGGTGAACGCGGACACGTCGGCCATCGGGGCGAGCAGCCGGGCGTCGGTGGCCAGCGACATGGTGGTGGACGCGGCGCGGACGGCCGGGTCGTCGGTGGCCAGCCCGGTGCTCAGCATGACGCACAGCGCCATCGCCTGCGCCATCCACCCGGCGGAGCTGAGAATGTGCAGCCAGACGGTCAGCCGGCGCCAGCGCTTGCGTGTGTCCACGTCGTTCATCGTGGTCCGGCGTGCCGCCGCCGCCATCCGGAATGATATGTAGTCTCCCTACGGGTTGCCCCGGGTGGCACCCTGATCGCAGCGGGTGCGGAAGCGGTCCTCGACCGTGGCGGCCGCGGGGTGCCGCAGCTCGGTGAGGATTCGCCGGGCGTGCCCCCAGGCCGCCCGGGCCGCGTCCGGGTCGCCCTCGTCGCGGTGGCAGTCGCCGAGGTGGATCAGCGTGTCCGCCTCGTGGTAGCGGTCGCCGGCCTCCCGGTGGAGCGCGACCGCGCCGGCCGTAGCGGCCCGAACCACCAGCAACTGCACGTCCGGGTCAACGAACTCGAGGCGTACGCCAACTGAGTCCCGGCCGGTCCGCGGGGTCCCGGCCCCACGGACCGGCGGTCACAGCAGCCCGCGATCCCGGGCGTAGAGCGCGGCCTGGGTCCGGTCGCGCAGGCCGAGCCGGGTCAGGATGTGCGAGACGTGGTTCTTCACCGTGCCCTCGCTGACGTACAGGCGCCGGCCGATCTCCCGGTTGGTGGCGCCCTGTGCGATCAGGCGGAGCACGTCGATCTCGCGTGCCGTGAGGTCCGGCGCCGGCGCTACCGGCGCACCGGGACGCCGGCCCACCGCCTCGGCCAGGCGGCGCAGCGCGGCCGCGTCGTGCTGGCCGATGCCGGCGTGGGCCAGCCGGACCGCCTGCGCCAGATCCCGCGCCGGCAGATCCTTGAGCAGGTAGCCGCTGGTGCCGGCGCGCAACGCGCCCAGCACGTACTCCTCGTCGTCGAACGTGGTCAGCATCAGCACCCGGCAGGACGGCAGCCGTTCGCGCAGCAGGTCCGCGGCGCGCAGCCCGTCCAGCACCGGCATCCGCACGTCCATCAGCACCACGTCCGGCAGGGTGCGCTCGGCCAGGTCCACCGCGGCCCGGCCGTCCGCGGCCACGCCGACCACGGTGATGCCGGGTTCGAGCCCGAGCAGCGACGCGATGCCCTCCCGGATCAGCGCCTGGTCGTCGGCGACGAGGACGCGCACGTCCGTCATGCCGGGCCGCCGGCCCGCGCGGTCACCCGGGTCCCCCGGCCGGGCGCGGACTCGATGCGCACCTCGCCGCCGAGCGCGGCCAGCCGCTCCCGCATGCCACGCAGCCCGCCGCCCTCGGCGGTGCCCACGGTGAACCCCCGGCCGTTGTCGGTCACCTCGACGGTCACGGCGTCGTCGAAGCGCAGCGCGACCCGCACCTGGTCGGCACCGGCGTGCCGGCAGGCGTTGGTCAGCGCCTCCTGCGTCACCCGGTAGAGCGCCTCCAGCGTCGGGCGGGCGTGCCCGATCTCGCTGCCGTCGCGGGTGACCGCGACCCGCAGACCGGTGCCGGTCAGCCCACCGGCCAGCGTCTCGACCGCGGCTACCAGCGAGAACGTCCCGGTGCGCAGCGTACCGACGGACTCGCGTACCTCCTGCAGCGCCCGGGTCGTGGCGGCCCGGGCGTCCGCGACGGCCCGGTGCGCGACGACCGGGTCACGGGCGCGGAACGCCTCCGCCTTCGCCAGCTGCACGCTGATCGCGGTCAGATGGTGGCCGACGCTGTCGTGGATGTCCCGGGCCAGCCGGTGGCGCTCGGCCGCCGCGCTCAACTCCGCGACCTGCCGCTGCGCCGCGCGCAGCTCGCCGACCAGCGCCTCCGCGCGTTCCCGGCCGCGCCGCCGGTCGTCCGCGACCGCGGCGGTGACCAGTGTCAACGCCAGCCCGATCAAGAACATCAGCAGGTCGGAGACGGTCTCCGGGTCGGTGTGCCAGCCCGGCGTGAACGCGGCGGCCGAGACCGCACCGAGCAGGCACGCGGCGGCCAGCACCAGCGCGGCCCGGCGACCGAGCAGCTCGTACCCGAAGAACGGCACCAGGATGAACAGCGCCCGGCCGAACCCACCCGGATCAGAAACCGCGACCACCGCGTAGAGCGCGATGCGCGCGGACAGCAGCACCACCGCACGACGCCGGCCGGTACCGCCGACCGCCTCGACGAGCAGCAACAGGACGATCGCCCCGGCGAACACCGCGACCGGGACCGGCACGCGCCGCACCGGCCCGGCCGCCGACCAGTAGAGACCCGCTGCCAGCACGGCGAGGTAGAGACCGGAGGCCATCCAGCGCATGGTCGTCACCATAGGACGGTGCCGGTCCGCACGCCTACCGCTTCGTCCGGAACCAGCCGTTCGTCATGTGCCGCGGACTGGCCGGCCGGCACTGCCCCGCCCGGTCACCGCGACGGCACGCTGACCGGCATGACCGACACCCTGCTGTACCGCCTCGCCGCGATCGCCGGCCTCGCCGGCGGCACCCTGACCCTGCTCGCCGTCGCCCGCCGCGCCGGCCTGCTGCCGGCCAACGCGCTGACGCACGCGCTCGCGCCACCCGCGGCCGCGCTGCTGCTGTTCACGCTGACCGCGCTCTACCTGGTGCAACGACACGCCGCCGGCCGGCTCGGCCTGGCCGGTTTCAGCCTCCACCACCTCGGGTTGAGCGGCCTGTTCGCGATCGAGTTCCTCACCCACGCGGTCCTGCGCTTCCACGAT
This genomic interval carries:
- a CDS encoding response regulator, which encodes MTDVRVLVADDQALIREGIASLLGLEPGITVVGVAADGRAAVDLAERTLPDVVLMDVRMPVLDGLRAADLLRERLPSCRVLMLTTFDDEEYVLGALRAGTSGYLLKDLPARDLAQAVRLAHAGIGQHDAAALRRLAEAVGRRPGAPVAPAPDLTAREIDVLRLIAQGATNREIGRRLYVSEGTVKNHVSHILTRLGLRDRTQAALYARDRGLL
- a CDS encoding sensor histidine kinase, with amino-acid sequence MRWMASGLYLAVLAAGLYWSAAGPVRRVPVPVAVFAGAIVLLLLVEAVGGTGRRRAVVLLSARIALYAVVAVSDPGGFGRALFILVPFFGYELLGRRAALVLAAACLLGAVSAAAFTPGWHTDPETVSDLLMFLIGLALTLVTAAVADDRRRGRERAEALVGELRAAQRQVAELSAAAERHRLARDIHDSVGHHLTAISVQLAKAEAFRARDPVVAHRAVADARAATTRALQEVRESVGTLRTGTFSLVAAVETLAGGLTGTGLRVAVTRDGSEIGHARPTLEALYRVTQEALTNACRHAGADQVRVALRFDDAVTVEVTDNGRGFTVGTAEGGGLRGMRERLAALGGEVRIESAPGRGTRVTARAGGPA